In Elephas maximus indicus isolate mEleMax1 chromosome 7, mEleMax1 primary haplotype, whole genome shotgun sequence, the following proteins share a genomic window:
- the LOC126080189 gene encoding olfactory receptor 5D13-like, which yields MALTEGNQSTEATFTLLGFSEYPDLQVPLFTVFLAIYMVTVVGNLGMIVIIRINPRLHTPMYFFLSHLSFVDFCYSSIVTPKLLENLVVGDRTISFTGCIMQFFLACIFAIAETFILAVMAYDRFVAVCNPLLYTVVMSPKICASLVAGPYAWGIVASLTLTYFLLALSFCGSTIINNFVCEHSVIVSVSCSDPYINQVLCFVIAMFNEVSSLMIILTTYIFIFITVIKMPSDGGCQKAFSTCASHLTAITIFHGTVLFLYCVPHSKTSWLIVKVGSVLYTVVIPMLNPLIYSLRNKDVKETVRKLMNSTTQS from the coding sequence ATGGCAttaactgaaggaaatcagagtaCTGAAGCCACATTCACCCTCTTGGGCTTCTCAGAATACCCAGACCTCCAGGTGCCCCTCTTCACGGTGTTCCTGGCCATCTACATGGTCACTGTGGTGGGGAACCTGGGCATGATTGTGATCATCAGGATCAACCCCAgactccacacccccatgtactttttcctcagtcaCTTGTCTTTTGTTGATTTCTGTTACTCCAGTATAGTTACACCCAAACTATTAGAAAACTTGGTTGTGGGAGACAGAACCATCTCCTTCACAGGGTGCATCATGCAGTTCTTCTTGGCTTGTATATTTGCAATTGCAGAAACATTCATATtggcagtgatggcctatgaccgtttTGTGGCAGTTTGTAACCCCCTGCTTTACACCGTTGTCATGTCCCCAAAGATCTGTGCATCATTAGTGGCCGGGCCCTATGCATGGGGTATAGTTGCTTCCCTGACACTCACTTATTTTCTTCTGGCGTTATCCTTCTGTGGTTCTACTATCATAAATAACTTTGTCTGTGAGCACTCTGTCATTGTTTCTGTCTCCTGCTCTGATCCCTATATCAACCAGGTGCTTTGTTTTGTCATTGCCATGTTCAATGAGGTGAGCAGCCTGATGATCATCCTCActacttatattttcattttcattactgTCATAAAAATGCCTTCCGACGGGGGATGCCAAAAAGCCTTCTCTACCTGTGCTTCCCACTTGACCGCCATCACCATTTTCCATGGGACTGTCCTGTTCCTCTATTGTGTACCCCATTCCAAAACCTCATGGCTCATCGTCAAAGTAGGATCTGTGCTTTACACAGTGGTcatccccatgctgaaccccctgATCTACAGTCTCAGGAACAAAGATGTGAAGGAGACTGTCAGAAAGTTAATGAACAGCACAACACAATCTTGA
- the LOC126080190 gene encoding olfactory receptor 5D14-like, with the protein MAERNLSVETTFALLGFTDYPELQIPLFLVFLIMYSVTVVGNLGMIVIIKINPKFHTPMYFFLSHLSFVDFCYSSTITPKLLENLVMADKSIFYFSCMLQYFLSCTAVVTESFLLAVMAYDRFVAIYNPLFYTVVMSQRLCALLVSGSYLWGLFGSLVLLCYALLLDFSGHNVINHFFCEYTALIAVSSSDIRIPHLLLFGFATFNEVSTLLIILTSYVFIFVTVLKIRSASGRRKAFSTCASHLTAITIFHGTILSLYCVPNSKHSRQTVKVASVFYTVVNPMLNPLIYSLRNKDVKDAFWKLIGAKVLFH; encoded by the coding sequence ATGGCTGAAAGAAACCTGAGTGTGGAGACAACATTTGCCCTCTTGGGATTCACAGATTACCCAGAGCTTCAGATTCCTCTTTTCCTTGTGTTTCTGATCATGTACAGTGTCACCGTGGTAGGGAATCTTGGGATGATAGTGATCATCAAGATTAACCCCAAatttcacacccccatgtactttttccttagTCACctttcttttgttgatttttgttaCTCCTCTACCATTACTCCAAAGCTGCTTGAAAACTTGGTCATGGCAGATAAAAGCATCTTCTACTTTAGCTGTATGCTCCAGTACTTCCTGTCCTGCACTGCAGTGGTGACTGAGTCCTTCCTGCTagcagtgatggcctatgaccgctttgTGGCCATCTACAATCCTCTGTTCTATACAGTGGTCATGTCACAAAGACTCTGTGCCCTCCTGGTGTCTGGCTCATATCTGTGGGGGTTGTTTGGCTCCTTGGTACTCCTTTGCTATGCTCTCCTTCTAGACTTCTCTGGACACAATGTAATCAACCACTTTTTCTGTGAGTATACTGCTCTCATAGCTGTCTCTAGCTCTGATATACGCATTCCTCACCTTCTGCTTTTTGGGTTTGCCACCTTCAATGAGGTGAGTACACTACTAATCATTCTCActtcatatgtttttatttttgtgactgtACTAAAAATCCGATCTGCCAGTGGACGTcgcaaagccttctccacctgtgcctcccacctgaCTGCCATCACCATCTTCCACGGGACCATCCTTTCCCTCTATTGTGTGCCTAACTCCAAACACTCTCGGCAAACAGTCAAAGTGGCCTCTGTATTCTACACAGTGGTCAaccccatgctgaaccccctcATCTATAGCCTTAGGAACAAAGATGTCAAAGATGCCTTCTGGAAGTTAATAGGTGCAAAAGTCCTATTTCACTGA